In a single window of the Debaryomyces hansenii CBS767 chromosome A complete sequence genome:
- a CDS encoding DEHA2A04510p (similar to uniprot|P32383 Saccharomyces cerevisiae YPL268W PLC1 Phosphoinositide-specific phospholipase C), giving the protein MLSSKNDHSVDENSDLLELSDSISPSDISNHSFYGNFKRSSSLPIQSNLPTLFNNLRANDRKESSNSGTSPGRSWLRKLMSPSNKLNDLGSMENTKPGWAGKNANSKSLGDNTNSEEDSYDISLDNERETSAYPFKDIDQVKIPPVFFKEGLSLLKVSHKSKKRTFFQIGEKDFQFSLKNAYASASTTASSGLYRLLTPTSSYQPKNKSYEFSIDDIKAISYQKDASNYRKELHVSKEFESQWLTIIYFDKKKKKLKTIHVIADTEHDLKKLLSVLSGLKKLRNNLAKNYLLDLNDIDETQRNMFIGRSQEENEKEIRKFLSFNDILKYSKRLNINMNPTYLRTIFNFVCADSSVDRGLDFDQFKQFVSILKTRHDITHIWNSTCGENKSMTFDIFKNFMTDVQKESFTEEYLRKIFRKFCIEDKNYWIPENFNNFLLSKYSTSMYNAATNESYFDHPLNEYFISSSHNTYLMGRQVAGDSSIEGYIKALQRGCRCVEVDIWDGYIDGMDDNDKTNNEPIVSHGRTFTSSISLNNVFKTIKKYAFITSPFPLIISLEINCSIDNQLKVVRTLKEVLGDTLITQPIDDKFTLPTPLQLKHKILLKVKKTSPFSDLIASENGNYVSSTTTTTTSFSEDNGSGGVKRRSSFSIRRRKARKITDTLSDLGIYLQGVKFRNFSLPESKTFNHCFSLSEKSINTMLKDDIKCTSIDKHNRKYFMRVYPSNIRLKSSNFLPMKYWSHGVQMVATNWQTYDLGQQINESLFESTNRRGYVLKPEDLRKPLLKSSNRSIVAKRTIKTKFDIEIISAHQLPKPKGSVSAINPFINFDITGASDIVWDRGSAPLRTSIIPENGFNPIWNEKFSGTITTFDDFVFVRFLINASSSISEVEEIQPIGILVCKLFDLKKGYRYLPINDLLGEELIYSTLFVKINYYEL; this is encoded by the coding sequence ATGCTTTCATCTAAGAATGATCATTcagttgatgaaaattctgatttattagaattatcgGATTCTATTAGTCCTTCTGATATCTCAAACCATTCTTTTTATGGTAATTTTAAACGTTCGAGCTCATTGCCAATACAATCCAATTTACCTACGctatttaataatttgaggGCAAATGATAGAAAAGAACTGTCCAATAGTGGTACTTCGCCAGGAAGGAGTTGGTTAAGGAAATTAATGAGCCCaagtaataaattgaatgacTTGGGTTCTATGGAAAATACAAAACCAGGATGGGCCGGAAAAAATGCTAATAGTAAATCATTGGGGGATAATACGAATAGTGAAGAGGACTCATATGATATCTCTCTCGATAATGAGAGAGAAACAAGTGCATACCCGTTCAAGGATATTGATCAAGTCAAGATACCGCCGGTATTCTTTAAAGAGGGTCTCTCATTGCTTAAAGTATCTCATAAATCTAAAAAAAGGacattttttcaaatagGAGAGAAAGACTtccaattttctttgaaaaatgcaTATGCATCGGCCTCCACCACAGCTTCAAGTGGGTTATATAGGCTTCTTACCCCTACATCATCTTATCaaccaaaaaataaatcCTATGAATTCTCAATTGACGATATAAAAGCCATTTCGTATCAAAAAGATGCCAGCAATTATCGTAAGGAACTTCATGTATCAAAGGAATTCGAAAGTCAATGGCttacaattatttattttgacaagaagaagaaaaagttgaagaCTATTCATGTTATTGCTGATACAGAACACGATCTAAAAAAGTTATTGTCTGTATTGTCAGGGTTAAAGAAGTTGAGAAATAATTTGGCGAAGAATTATCTCCTAGATTTGAAcgatattgatgaaactCAAAGAAATATGTTTATCGGTAGAAGtcaagaagagaatgaaaaagaGATTAGGAAATTTCTTTCCTTCaatgatatattaaaatattccaaaagGCTAAACATAAATATGAATCCAACCTATTTAAGGacaatttttaattttgtatGTGCCGACAGTTCTGTCGATAGAGGGTTAGACTTTGATCAATTTAAGCAATTTGTGtcgatattgaaaacaagACATGATATCACTCATATATGGAATTCAACTTGTGGTGAAAACAAAAGTATGAcctttgatattttcaagaatttcatGACAGACGTTCAGAAAGAAAGCTTTACAGAGGAGTACTTGAGAAAGATATTTAGGAAATTCTGTATTGAAGACAAGAACTATTGGATAcctgaaaattttaataatttcttattatcaaaGTATTCCACATCGATGTATAATGCTGCAACAAACGAAAGTTACTTTGATCACCCTTTGAATGAATACTTTATATCATCTTCCCACAATACATACTTAATGGGTCGACAAGTTGCGGGGGattcatcaattgaagGTTATATAAAAGCTTTGCAGAGGGGATGTAGGTGTGTCGAAGTTGATATATGGGATGGATATATCGATGGTATGGATGATAATGACAAAACAAATAACGAACCTATAGTCAGTCACGGTAGAACATTCACTAGTTCtatttcattgaataatgtGTTCAAAACTATAAAGAAGTATGCTTTCATTACCTCACCGTTTcctttaataataagtCTCGAAATAAATTGCTCTATTGATAACCAACTTAAAGTGGTTCGAACACTAAAGGAAGTGTTAGGTGATACTCTAATCACGCAACCCATTGATGATAAGTTTACTTTGCCAACCCCATTGCAGTTGAAGcacaaaattttattgaaagtCAAGAAGACTAGTCCTTTCAGTGATCTTATTGCTAGCGAAAATGGAAATTACGTTTCTTCGACCACTACAACCACGACATCATTCAGTGAAGATAACGGATCGGGTGGAGTTAAAAGAAGGTCTTCTTTCAGTATTAGGAGGAGAAAGGCAAGGAAAATCACTGACACGCTAAGTGATTTAGGGATTTATTTGCAGGGCGTAAAATTCaggaatttttcattaccTGAATCAAAAACGTTCAATCACTGTTTTTCATTGAGCGAGAAGTCAATTAACACCATGCTTAAGGATGATATTAAATGTACTTCGATTGATAAACATAACAGGAAATACTTCATGAGGGTTTATCCATCGAATATAAGATTAAAATCGTCGAATTTTTTGCCAATGAAATATTGGTCGCACGGAGTACAAATGGTGGCTACAAACTGGCAGACTTATGACTTAGGTCAGcaaattaatgaatccTTATTTGAAAGCACCAATAGAAGGGGATACGTATTAAAACCCGAGGATTTACGAAAACCTCTATTAAAATCATCTAATAGATCCATAGTCGCAAAACGAACaattaaaacaaaatttGACATAGAAATAATTAGTGCCCACCAACTCCCTAAACCGAAAGGATCAGTATCTGCTATAAACCcctttatcaattttgatataaCTGGAGCTAGCGATATAGTATGGGATCGTGGATCAGCTCCTTTGAgaacttcaataattcctGAAAATGGATTTAATCCTATATGGAACGAAAAATTCAGTGGTACTATTACTACATTCGATGACTTCGTTTTTGTGAGGTTTTTGATCAAtgcatcttcttcaatttcagagGTAGAAGAAATACAGCCTATAGGTATCCTAGTTTGCAAATTATTCGATCTCAAGAAGGGTTACAGATATCTTCcaataaatgatttattaggGGAGGAGTTAATATATTCTACATTATTTGTTAAGATTAATTATTACGAGCTATAG
- a CDS encoding DEHA2A04532p (similar to uniprot|P38333 Saccharomyces cerevisiae YBR247C ENP1 Protein associated with U3 and U14 snoRNAs): MGKITVSETKGKVRHNPLYKDIESQGGNLKSAPTSSRSNQKNTEKNEEHFLDAAASRRILQLAKEQQEELEDEENAGKTRPSFLDTYRSQKDEEDEEEDEEEEEEYSEFEEDEIAEEEIEVDEKDAALFEKYFASNGPGNGSINLADKIMAKIQEKETIKENNSRPVDAVLLPPKVISAYEKIGQILSTYTHGKLPKLFKVLPSLRNWEDVLFVTNPEKWTPHAVYEATKLFVSNLQANEAQKFVEMVLLERFRTSIEDSEDHSLNYHIYRALKKSLYKPGAFFKGFLFPLVDSHCSVREATIAASVLAKISVPVLHSSVALTQLVQRDFKPSTTVFIRVLIEKKYALPYQTLDELVFYFMRFRKAAQANDSMIDEEKEEPQLPVVWHKAFLSFAQRYKNDITDDQRDFLLETVRQRFHHAIGLEIRRELLAGKPRTPPQPVKEAIMIDAF; the protein is encoded by the coding sequence ATGGGTAAGATAACAGTAAGTGAGACGAAGGGAAAAGTTCGTCATAATCCATTATACAAAGATATTGAGTCACAAGGTGGGAATTTGAAATCAGCACCCACATCATCTCGTTCAAACCAAAAAAATACTGAAAAGAACGAAGAACACTTTCTAGATGCAGCAGCTTCGAGAAGAATCTTACAGTTGGCTAAGgaacaacaagaagaattagaagacgaagaaaatgcAGGAAAGACTAGACCAAGTTTCTTGGATACTTATAGATCTCAGAAGGATGAGGAAGACGAAGAGGAAGACgaagaggaagaggaagaatATTCTGagtttgaagaagatgaaatagctgaagaagaaatagaggttgatgaaaaagacGCCGctttatttgaaaagtATTTTGCATCAAATGGGCCAGGAAATGGCTCGATAAATTTGGCAGATAAAATCATGGCtaaaattcaagaaaaggAGactattaaagaaaataatagtAGGCCAGTTGATGCCGTGTTGTTACCACCTAAGGTTATCTCTGCatatgaaaaaattggacAAATTTTGTCTACCTATACTCATGGTAAGTTGCCGAAATTATTCAAGGTTCTCCCAAGTTTACGTAACTGGGAAGATGTGTTATTTGTAACCAACCCAGAAAAATGGACTCCACATGCTGTTTATGAAGCTACGAAGTTATTTGTTTCTAATTTGCAAGCGAATGAAGCTCagaaatttgttgaaatggTATTATTGGAAAGATTTAGAACCTCGATTGAAGACTCAGAAGATCattcattaaattatcATATCTATAGAGCATTGAAGAAATCTTTGTATAAACCAGGTGCTTTTTTTAAAGGGTTTTTGTTCCCATTAGTGGATTCTCATTGTTCTGTCAGAGAGGCCACTATTGCAGCATCAGTTTTAGCTAAGATTTCCGTACCAGTATTGCATTCATCAGTTGCATTAACGCAATTGGTGCAGAGAGACTTCAAACCCTCTACTACTGTGTTTATTAGAGTCttgattgaaaagaaatatgCTTTACCATACCAAACTTTGGATGAGCTAGTCTTTTATTTCATGCGCTTTAGAAAAGCTGCCCAAGCGAATGATTCAATGatagatgaagaaaaggaagaacCACAATTGCCTGTCGTTTGGCATAAAGCGTTCTTATCATTTGCTCAAAGATACAAGAATGATATTACGGATGATCAAAGAGACTTTTTATTAGAAACTGTTAGGCAAAGATTTCATCATGCAATTGGTCTTGAAATCAGAAGAGAATTATTAGCCGGTAAACCTAGAACACCTCCTCAACCGGTAAAAGAAGCGATTATGATCGATGCTTTTTGA
- a CDS encoding DEHA2A04554p (highly similar to CA4294|CaERC1 Candida albicans), which yields MSFNERTHQFTHSNSQRRASVVYGSIGKGGLFTPSDFIRPHGDNAGISFDDDQGVAPHTPDESSQLLDRPAVLSSRKNRRQSSVTREIVEQERSFLRDSNIKVPSKGSEDDVIDTFEEAIISKKLSTTTASIELKSLVISSIPLIVTFLLQNSLSTVSVFTVGHLGAVELAAVSMGSMTANITGYATIQGIATALDTLCPQAFGAKKYSLVGVYLQKCTALIFTVMAPVLVIWLFFGYGLITLILPDKETAKYAAVYLQYIAPGIPAYILFECGKRFLQAQGIYHISTVVLLFAAPSNLLMNWLFVKHLGYIGAPIAVAINYWLMAIGLFVAVVYFVKPESTPTGLHPLVCWSGLNIRDSFRAWDKLIYLAIPGLIMLEAEFLAFEILTLLASYLGTVALAAQSIGTTMASLTYQVPFAIGIASSTRIANFLGAGLSSPAKTATRVSLCFGLVISTFNFLVLFCFQTQIAELFTNDKKVIKTVEGVMWLIALMQISDAMNANSAGCLRGQGQTKIGGIVNLVSYYVVGLPLSIYLTFYSNFGGTLHGLWIGSTVALTIIGVVQSYYSLFADFDKLCAEARERTSDEGPGFAV from the coding sequence ATGTCCTTCAATGAAAGGACACATCAGTTCACTCACTCGAACTCCCAACGGAGAGCTTCGGTGGTCTATGGTTCAATAGGTAAGGGTGGCTTATTCACTCCTTCTGATTTTATCAGGCCACATGGTGACAATGCTGGTATTAGTTTTGATGACGACCAAGGGGTTGCACCACATACACCCGATGAAAGCAGTCAGTTGTTGGATCGTCCTGCTGTACTTAGCAGCAGAAAAAATCGTCGTCAGTCAAGTGTGACTCGAGAAATTGTAGAACAAGAGAGGCTGTTTTTACGAGACAGCAATATTAAAGTACCTTCAAAAGGAAGTGAAGATGATGTTATAGATACATTTGAGGAAGCGATTATATCGAAAAAGTTATCTACTACTACAGCATCTATTGAATTAAAGTCGTTGGTTATTTCATCTATTCCATTGATTGTGACGTTTCTTTTGCAAAATTCGCTTTCGACAGTATCCGTTTTTACTGTTGGACATTTGGGTGCCGTGGAATTAGCTGCTGTTTCAATGGGTTCGATGACTGCAAACATTACTGGTTATGCCACTATTCAAGGTATTGCAACTGCTTTGGATACATTATGTCCTCAAGCCTTTGGAGCAAAGAAGTACCTGCTTGTTGGGGTCTACTTGCAAAAGTGTACAGCATTAATCTTTACTGTTATGGCACCTGTATTAGTCATTTGGTTATTTTTTGGATATGGGTTGATCACCCTTATTTTACCGGATAAGGAGACTGCCAAATATGCTGCAGTCTATTTGCAATATATAGCTCCCGGTATTCCAGCGTATATTCTATTTGAATGCGGTAAAAGATTTTTACAAGCTCAAGGTATTTATCACATTTCAACAGTGGTTTTGTTATTTGCAGCCCCATCGAATTTGCTTATGAATTGGTTGTTCGTCAAACATTTAGGGTATATTGGTGCTCCAATTGCAGTGGCCATTAACTATTGGTTGATGGCAATTGGCTTatttgttgctgttgtCTATTTTGTTAAACCAGAAAGTACCCCTACTGGTTTGCATCCGTTGGTTTGTTGGAGTGGACTTAATATTAGAGACTCTTTTAGAGCTTGGGATAAGCTAATTTATTTAGCAATACCTGGTTTGATCATGTTAGAAGCAGAGTTTCTTGcttttgaaatattgacATTATTGGCATCCTACTTGGGTACCGTTGCCTTAGCGGCACAGTCAATTGGTACAACTATGGCATCACTTACGTATCAAGTTCCTTTTGCGATTGGTATTGCCTCATCCACTCGTATTGCTAACTTTTTGGGCGCAGGATTGAGTTCACCTGCCAAAACAGCTACACGGGTCTCTTTATGTTTTGGTCTTGTCATATCTACgttcaattttttggtgTTATTCTGCTTCCAAACTCAGATTGCCGAATTATTTACTAATGACAAGAAGGTGATAAAGACTGTCGAAGGAGTTATGTGGTTAATTGCATTAATGCAGATTTCTGATGCAATGAATGCCAATTCAGCAGGTTGTTTGAGGGGTCAGGGTCAAACAAAAATTGGTGGTATCGTCAACCTAGTATCCTACTATGTAGTAGGTTTGCCGCTATCTATCTACTTGACATTTTACTCGAATTTTGGGGGAACTTTGCATGGCCTTTGGATTGGAAGCACTGTAGCACTAACCATAATTGGTGTTGTCCAAAGTTATTATTCATTGTTTGCTGATTTTGATAAGCTTTGCGCAGAAGCCAGGGAAAGAACTTCAGATGAAGGCCCAGGTTTCGCCGTATAG